Proteins from a genomic interval of Deltaproteobacteria bacterium:
- a CDS encoding sigma-54-dependent Fis family transcriptional regulator — MNPNHGNHPVLVESSQFKRRIEQNGEIVELFQFYIRRFSRLLEQVGACAMVCDTEGYILSRAGYGKVLHFFDNISVSEGSSCCEKVIGTNAPGLALVTREPVVVTADEHYMKTYHPAFCAASPILDEHRNLLGVVDVTKFFDPYISDELRKHLLNLTISLSDMIRNEVFLGRLIQSYPTSYPAWGDAPREPRNVGSPGGRRTSLSRIIGTSAPLAKAIRIAGTYARKEGNILILGETGTGKELFARMIHEEGPRFNGPFVAVNCAAIPLELAESELFGYERGAFTGAKTEGHPGKFEMAHEGTIFLDEVNSMPLPVQAKILRVVETKRISRISGKREIPIDVRIVAASNRDLADEVGAGTFRRDLYYRLSVLPLRVPSLREMKEDIPDLLGAFLRDAAIENGSPLQRISGGAMRRLLAYDWPGNVRELKNYVECFSFTMEGDEILEEHLPPEVLNGATRSEECPATPAESGNFESLERAFLVDTMRKLGGNAVEAARTLGVSRSTLYRKLKKHGISC, encoded by the coding sequence TTGAACCCGAACCACGGGAATCACCCTGTGCTGGTGGAGTCTTCCCAGTTCAAGAGACGGATCGAGCAAAATGGAGAGATCGTCGAACTGTTCCAGTTCTATATACGCCGTTTCTCGCGATTGCTGGAGCAGGTGGGCGCCTGCGCGATGGTCTGCGACACCGAGGGGTACATCCTCTCGCGCGCAGGGTACGGGAAGGTGCTTCATTTCTTCGACAATATCTCCGTTTCCGAAGGAAGTTCCTGCTGCGAAAAAGTGATCGGGACGAACGCCCCGGGCCTGGCCCTCGTCACCCGGGAACCCGTGGTGGTAACGGCCGACGAGCATTACATGAAGACTTACCATCCGGCGTTTTGCGCCGCTTCACCGATCCTGGACGAGCACCGGAACCTTCTCGGCGTCGTGGACGTCACGAAGTTCTTCGACCCGTACATCTCCGACGAACTCCGAAAACACCTCCTGAATCTCACCATTTCCCTCTCGGACATGATCCGGAACGAGGTCTTTCTCGGGCGCCTCATCCAGTCCTACCCGACTTCGTACCCCGCTTGGGGCGATGCCCCTCGCGAACCGCGAAACGTCGGATCGCCAGGAGGGAGGAGAACTTCCTTGTCCCGCATCATCGGCACCTCCGCACCCCTCGCCAAGGCGATCCGGATCGCCGGGACCTACGCCCGGAAGGAAGGGAACATCCTGATCCTTGGGGAGACGGGTACCGGCAAGGAGCTCTTCGCCAGGATGATCCATGAAGAAGGACCGCGCTTCAACGGCCCCTTTGTCGCGGTGAACTGCGCGGCGATCCCCCTCGAACTCGCGGAGAGCGAACTGTTCGGATATGAGCGGGGGGCGTTCACGGGAGCGAAGACCGAGGGGCATCCCGGGAAGTTCGAGATGGCCCACGAGGGAACCATCTTCCTCGACGAGGTCAACTCCATGCCGTTACCGGTCCAGGCGAAGATCCTCCGCGTCGTGGAGACGAAGCGAATTTCGCGCATCAGTGGTAAACGTGAGATTCCGATCGACGTCCGGATCGTCGCGGCGAGCAACCGGGACCTTGCCGACGAGGTCGGCGCGGGGACGTTCCGCAGGGATCTTTACTACCGGCTAAGCGTCCTGCCTCTGCGCGTCCCCTCACTGCGGGAGATGAAGGAAGACATCCCGGATCTTCTCGGGGCATTCCTCAGGGACGCGGCCATCGAGAACGGATCCCCGCTTCAACGGATCTCGGGCGGCGCCATGCGCCGTCTGCTTGCCTACGACTGGCCCGGAAACGTGAGGGAATTGAAGAATTACGTTGAATGCTTCAGCTTTACCATGGAAGGAGACGAGATCCTCGAGGAGCACCTTCCGCCGGAGGTCCTCAATGGTGCAACCCGGTCGGAGGAGTGCCCGGCGACTCCCGCGGAATCCGGGAACTTCGAATCCCTCGAGCGGGCGTTTCTCGTCGATACCATGCGCAAACTCGGGGGGAACGCGGTCGAAGCGGCAAGAACCCTCGGCGTCTCCCGCAGCACCCTCTACCGGAAACTGAAAAAGCACGGAATCTCCTGCTGA
- a CDS encoding aldehyde dehydrogenase family protein yields the protein MSVTAPREYQHFIKGAWRKSESGKTLDVLNPATGELLTRVPAGDARDVDAAVAAAREAFTTWGQTTPAERQRILLEIANRIEKRARNYAELESLNVGKPIRESMNIDVPLAIDHYRYFAGVLRNLQGTTQTVDPTMLHFTLREPLGVVGHILPWNFPLLLAAWKLAPALAAGNTVVMKPAEQTPVTLLELANDLRDLLPPGVLNVVTGYGPDVGAPLASHPGVRKLSFTGETTTGRLILQYASENIVPATVELGGKSPHIIFPDADVERAIEGVMIGVFLNQGEVCSAGSRLFVHDAIYDQFMGKLVAKVKGLKIGNPMKEDTQLGPIVSREQMEKVLSYIEIGKKEGATLLCGGTRVTDPELAKGFFVTPAVFGDVNNKMRIAQEEIFGPVVSVIRWNDYDNMIAQANDIAYGLGAGLWTETLPLAIKTAKALQAGTVWINTYNALTAGAPFGGYKKSGFGRECAFDTLLHYTQIKSVFVSTAEKPMGLY from the coding sequence ATGAGCGTCACCGCACCGAGGGAATACCAGCACTTCATCAAGGGGGCCTGGCGGAAATCCGAGTCCGGCAAGACTCTCGATGTTCTCAACCCGGCGACGGGGGAACTACTCACTCGTGTCCCCGCTGGAGACGCCCGGGACGTCGATGCCGCTGTCGCGGCGGCACGGGAGGCGTTCACGACATGGGGGCAGACCACCCCCGCAGAGCGACAGAGGATCCTGCTCGAGATCGCCAACCGGATCGAGAAGCGGGCCCGCAACTACGCGGAGCTCGAGAGCCTGAACGTGGGGAAACCGATCCGCGAGTCGATGAACATCGACGTCCCCCTTGCGATCGACCATTACCGTTACTTCGCCGGGGTGCTGCGGAACCTGCAGGGGACCACCCAGACGGTCGATCCGACCATGCTCCACTTCACCCTTCGCGAACCCCTCGGAGTGGTGGGGCATATCCTCCCATGGAACTTCCCCCTCCTTCTTGCGGCGTGGAAACTCGCCCCGGCGCTCGCCGCGGGGAACACGGTGGTGATGAAACCGGCGGAGCAGACCCCCGTCACCCTCCTCGAACTGGCGAACGACCTGCGCGACCTGCTACCCCCGGGGGTCCTGAACGTCGTCACGGGATACGGTCCGGACGTGGGGGCCCCACTGGCGAGCCACCCCGGGGTCCGGAAGCTTTCCTTCACGGGCGAAACAACGACGGGAAGGCTCATCCTCCAGTACGCCTCGGAGAACATCGTCCCCGCTACCGTGGAACTCGGCGGGAAGAGCCCGCACATCATCTTCCCGGACGCCGATGTCGAACGAGCGATCGAAGGGGTCATGATCGGGGTGTTCCTGAACCAGGGGGAAGTCTGCTCCGCAGGCTCCCGCCTTTTCGTGCATGACGCAATCTACGACCAATTCATGGGAAAGCTCGTCGCCAAGGTGAAGGGCCTGAAGATCGGAAACCCGATGAAGGAGGACACGCAGCTTGGACCGATCGTGTCGCGGGAGCAGATGGAAAAGGTCCTCTCCTACATTGAAATCGGGAAGAAGGAGGGCGCCACCCTCCTTTGCGGCGGGACACGGGTCACCGATCCGGAACTTGCCAAGGGATTCTTCGTCACCCCCGCCGTTTTCGGCGATGTCAACAACAAGATGAGGATCGCCCAGGAGGAGATCTTCGGCCCCGTCGTCTCCGTGATCCGGTGGAACGATTACGACAACATGATCGCGCAAGCCAACGACATCGCGTACGGACTGGGGGCGGGGCTTTGGACGGAGACCCTCCCGCTCGCGATCAAGACCGCCAAGGCATTGCAGGCGGGAACCGTCTGGATCAACACCTACAACGCCCTCACGGCCGGAGCACCGTTCGGAGGGTATAAAAAGAGCGGTTTCGGAAGGGAGTGCGCTTTCGACACGCTGCTCCACTACACGCAGATCAAGAGCGTGTTCGTCTCCACCGCGGAGAAGCCGATGGGCCTGTACTGA
- a CDS encoding DUF779 domain-containing protein: MKLRFTEKARALLAEIRAENPSDTLVILVGGGCCENTAPILMKNFRVGRSDRLMGEAEGVGVYASTDVYPLIEGTPSEIDVTDGTGAGSFSLEVRRGVRLTLRPLPESSEPR; this comes from the coding sequence ATGAAACTCCGTTTCACGGAAAAGGCGCGGGCGCTCCTCGCGGAGATCCGGGCGGAAAACCCGTCGGACACCCTCGTGATCCTGGTCGGGGGCGGCTGTTGCGAAAACACCGCCCCCATCCTGATGAAGAATTTCCGTGTGGGGCGGAGCGACCGCCTGATGGGAGAGGCGGAAGGGGTCGGCGTCTACGCCTCGACGGATGTCTACCCTCTCATCGAGGGGACGCCTTCGGAGATCGACGTGACGGACGGAACGGGTGCAGGGAGTTTCTCGCTGGAGGTGCGCCGCGGCGTGCGGCTGACGTTGCGGCCCCTCCCGGAATCATCGGAGCCTAGATGA
- a CDS encoding CoA transferase: MKGGKMDDPNIVGLSANREYAKWAHRETNPEEVSRKPEALDDMLVLDLSHGSFAGLFASSLLAEMGAEVIRIEPPGGDIARKMTPYGIMIGDAGLGYIVEGRNKHHVTLDIAREEGKKLFLGLAKKADVLIHTFKPGYLEALGLGYGPLRESNPGLIFTAIHTYGQFGGDSEKCSNQPDYDIVDQARGVIMSVTGEPDLDPAVPDAYKKPLKQGNWMGWYAGGAWAAFGIQTAMFHRRKTGKGQFIDASPPEGLMAISNYVMQYFHMSGQQMPRAGNYDYAVFPYTYVKCRDGFTFISGFSDPNWSALCEIMNRPDLRERFPSIRERLTPENQPTIQHEIERFTERYTSEEIQQMITAYGKKPDKKGTVVTGRLETSGDVLQREHWDVRKTFVRVNDPNYGEVLVQNSTFKSMSRTPGRIKWVCRPIGADNESIYRKHLGLGGEQLKELKEKEII, encoded by the coding sequence ATGAAGGGTGGAAAAATGGACGATCCGAACATCGTCGGCCTGTCGGCCAATCGGGAATACGCGAAGTGGGCGCATCGTGAAACGAACCCCGAGGAGGTCTCCCGAAAACCGGAAGCCCTCGACGATATGCTCGTCCTGGATCTGAGCCACGGGAGCTTTGCCGGGCTCTTCGCCTCTTCGCTGCTGGCCGAAATGGGAGCGGAAGTGATCCGGATCGAACCGCCCGGGGGAGACATTGCAAGAAAGATGACTCCCTACGGGATCATGATCGGGGATGCGGGGTTGGGCTACATCGTGGAAGGACGGAACAAACACCACGTCACCCTCGATATCGCCAGGGAGGAGGGGAAGAAGCTTTTTCTGGGCCTTGCGAAGAAAGCCGACGTGCTGATCCACACCTTCAAGCCGGGGTACCTGGAGGCACTCGGGCTGGGGTATGGTCCCCTTCGTGAAAGCAACCCCGGGTTGATCTTCACCGCCATCCACACGTACGGACAGTTCGGCGGCGATTCGGAAAAGTGTTCCAACCAGCCGGACTACGACATCGTCGACCAGGCAAGGGGCGTCATCATGTCGGTTACCGGCGAGCCGGACCTCGACCCGGCCGTGCCGGATGCGTACAAGAAGCCGTTGAAGCAGGGGAACTGGATGGGGTGGTACGCCGGCGGCGCCTGGGCGGCGTTCGGGATCCAGACGGCGATGTTCCACAGGCGGAAGACGGGGAAGGGGCAGTTCATCGACGCGTCGCCGCCGGAAGGGCTGATGGCGATTTCCAATTACGTCATGCAATATTTCCACATGTCGGGGCAGCAGATGCCCCGGGCCGGGAATTACGACTATGCCGTTTTCCCTTATACGTACGTGAAGTGCAGGGACGGGTTCACCTTCATCTCCGGATTCTCGGACCCGAACTGGTCCGCCTTGTGCGAGATCATGAACCGCCCCGATCTGCGGGAACGGTTTCCGTCCATCCGCGAGCGGCTTACCCCGGAGAATCAGCCCACCATCCAGCACGAGATCGAACGGTTCACGGAGCGGTACACCTCGGAGGAGATCCAGCAGATGATCACGGCCTACGGCAAAAAGCCCGACAAGAAGGGGACGGTGGTCACGGGGAGGCTCGAAACCTCCGGAGACGTCCTGCAACGGGAACATTGGGACGTCCGGAAGACGTTCGTCCGGGTGAACGACCCGAACTACGGAGAGGTGCTGGTCCAGAATTCGACGTTCAAGTCGATGTCCAGAACCCCGGGGAGGATCAAATGGGTGTGCCGGCCCATCGGGGCGGACAACGAATCCATTTACCGGAAACACCTCGGGCTGGGTGGGGAACAGTTGAAGGAATTGAAAGAAAAAGAAATCATCTAG